A window of the Streptomyces albireticuli genome harbors these coding sequences:
- a CDS encoding helix-turn-helix transcriptional regulator, whose amino-acid sequence MTELRELRLLVGAAGSGGGFAAVGAEVARRELAVPLQRVIEDAHRELDGVHERLASFTAALHTSAGHAPSSAASPAGASAEDASTGVVRQARARLVNLAGGCRFEVVVMLSAREVSGPRPFVLELLKEPLRNQARVRVLCPHTLRADAAARSVLTRLVQDGAEVRSCTEAFDPVVVFDGQAAFLPAQDGREEEDGGALTYEQHLVAFLGRVFERLWEPASPVEGAAPGYGDALGDLKSTILQLLASGLKDEVIARRVGMSSRTFRRHLAALMHELGAGSRFQAGVRAARLGLVS is encoded by the coding sequence GTGACAGAGCTGCGGGAGTTGCGACTTCTGGTGGGTGCGGCGGGTTCGGGAGGCGGCTTCGCGGCGGTCGGCGCGGAGGTGGCGCGGCGGGAGCTGGCCGTACCGCTACAGCGGGTGATCGAGGACGCCCACCGTGAACTGGACGGTGTCCACGAGCGCCTGGCGTCCTTCACCGCCGCCCTCCACACCTCCGCCGGCCATGCCCCGTCCTCCGCCGCTTCCCCCGCGGGTGCTTCCGCCGAGGACGCTTCGACCGGGGTCGTACGGCAGGCCCGGGCGCGGCTGGTGAACCTCGCCGGGGGCTGCCGGTTCGAGGTCGTGGTGATGCTGTCGGCCCGGGAGGTGTCGGGCCCCCGCCCGTTCGTCCTGGAGCTGCTCAAGGAGCCGTTGCGGAACCAGGCCCGGGTCCGGGTCCTCTGCCCGCACACCCTGCGCGCGGACGCCGCCGCGCGTTCGGTGCTGACCCGCCTCGTCCAGGACGGTGCCGAGGTGCGTTCGTGCACCGAGGCGTTCGACCCGGTGGTCGTCTTCGACGGGCAGGCGGCCTTCCTCCCCGCCCAGGACGGGCGCGAGGAAGAGGACGGCGGTGCCCTGACCTACGAGCAGCACCTGGTCGCCTTCCTCGGGCGGGTCTTCGAGCGGCTGTGGGAGCCGGCGAGTCCGGTCGAGGGCGCGGCGCCGGGTTACGGGGACGCGCTGGGGGACCTGAAGTCCACGATCCTGCAACTGCTGGCGTCCGGGCTGAAGGACGAGGTGATCGCCCGGCGGGTGGGGATGTCCTCGCGCACCTTCCGCCGGCACCTGGCCGCCCTGATGCACGAACTGGGGGCGGGCAGCCGCTTCCAGGCGGGTGTACGAGCCGCCCGGCTCGGCCTGGTCAGCTGA
- a CDS encoding MFS transporter produces the protein MPDTTHPDPAATDRGRLTQAHRAGLSGMLGTTVEWYDFFVFTTASSLVFPQLFFPSTTPGGGILASFATFWVGFLGRPLGAALFGHLGDRYGRKRSLITSLTLMGTTTTAIGLLPSYHTAGVAAPTLLCALRLLQGIAVGGEWGGAVLLAGEHAPRGHRTLFTAYIQQGTPVASLLSTAVFLPFSRLADDQFLSWGWRVPFLLAAAFTATGLLIRLRVAESPQYRDLTATPQGTATAPLAETWRHHRRTLALCAGACAIPIAGTYLAGTFVLSWATAHLGFPRHTVLTVILCSAAGRCLLQPLTALAAHRYGPARICAVGLALYLAAIPFNLYCLHTQSIWWITAGIAALEAASAITYTVIATLLHDAFPTRIRYTAISLAQQLASLTFGGTAPATAQTLTTLSGNHLWPIALYQAALTLLSAASLHALTRRPRHAGSATEGSTRAVHHTGGTASATEAPTT, from the coding sequence ATGCCCGACACCACACACCCCGACCCCGCCGCCACCGACCGCGGCCGCCTCACTCAGGCCCACCGCGCCGGGCTCTCCGGCATGCTCGGCACCACCGTCGAGTGGTACGACTTCTTCGTCTTCACCACCGCGTCCAGCCTGGTCTTCCCCCAGTTGTTCTTCCCCTCCACCACCCCCGGCGGCGGGATACTCGCCTCCTTCGCCACCTTCTGGGTCGGCTTCCTCGGCCGCCCCCTGGGCGCGGCCCTCTTCGGCCACCTCGGCGACCGTTACGGCCGTAAACGCAGCCTCATCACCAGCCTGACCCTGATGGGCACCACCACCACCGCGATCGGCCTCCTGCCCAGTTACCACACCGCGGGTGTCGCGGCCCCTACCCTGCTGTGCGCGCTACGCCTCCTCCAGGGCATCGCCGTCGGCGGGGAGTGGGGAGGCGCCGTCCTCCTCGCGGGCGAACACGCCCCCCGGGGACACCGCACCCTCTTCACCGCCTACATCCAGCAAGGCACCCCCGTCGCCTCGCTCCTGTCCACCGCCGTCTTCCTGCCCTTCTCCCGCCTGGCGGACGACCAGTTCCTCAGCTGGGGCTGGCGCGTCCCCTTCCTTCTGGCCGCCGCCTTCACCGCCACCGGCCTCCTCATCCGCCTGCGGGTCGCCGAATCCCCCCAGTACCGCGACCTGACCGCCACTCCCCAGGGCACCGCCACCGCCCCACTGGCCGAAACCTGGCGCCACCACCGCCGCACCCTCGCCCTGTGCGCCGGGGCCTGCGCGATCCCCATCGCCGGCACCTACCTCGCCGGCACCTTCGTCCTGTCCTGGGCCACCGCCCACCTCGGCTTCCCCCGGCACACCGTCCTGACCGTCATCCTCTGCTCCGCCGCCGGCCGCTGCCTCCTCCAGCCCCTCACCGCCCTCGCCGCCCACCGCTACGGCCCCGCCCGGATCTGCGCCGTGGGCCTGGCCCTCTACCTCGCGGCGATCCCCTTCAACCTCTACTGCCTGCACACACAGAGCATCTGGTGGATCACCGCCGGCATCGCCGCCCTCGAAGCCGCCAGCGCCATCACCTACACCGTCATCGCCACCCTCCTCCACGACGCTTTCCCCACCCGCATCCGCTACACCGCCATAAGCCTCGCCCAGCAACTCGCCAGCCTCACCTTCGGTGGCACCGCCCCCGCCACCGCCCAGACCCTCACCACCCTCTCCGGCAACCACCTCTGGCCCATCGCCCTCTACCAAGCCGCCCTCACCCTCCTCTCGGCCGCTTCCCTCCACGCACTCACCCGGCGCCCCCGACACGCCGGAAGCGCAACGGAGGGGAGTACGCGAGCCGTTCACCACACCGGAGGAACGGCGAGCGCCACAGAGGCACCGACGACCTGA
- a CDS encoding cytochrome P450, which yields MDANSGFDPWSSRFVADPYPGYERLRASGRVHWFEPSRQWLVPHHEDVRALLRDRRLGRTYLHRFSHEEFGRTAPPASHEPFHVLNGNGLLDLEPPDHTRIRRLVSKAFTPRTVEDLAPVVARLAAGLVDELLAEGGGDLIGAVAEPLPVAVIAEMLGIPEADRRLLRPWSAAICGMYELNPDEETARHAVRASLDFSAYLRELIADRRARPGDDLITALVHAHDEGDRLTEQEMVSTCVLLLNAGHEATVNTTGNGWWALFRHPDQLAALRADPGLLPGAIEELMRYDTPLQLFERWVLDDIEIAGTVVPRGSEVALLFGSANRDPARFPDPDRLDVTRADNPHLSLGAGIHYCLGAPLARLELAASFGELLRRAPRLRLVAEPEWKPGFVIRGLRELLVAC from the coding sequence ATGGATGCGAACAGCGGATTCGACCCGTGGTCCTCCCGGTTCGTCGCCGATCCCTATCCGGGGTACGAGCGGCTGCGGGCCTCCGGGCGGGTGCACTGGTTCGAGCCGAGCCGTCAGTGGCTGGTGCCGCACCACGAGGACGTGCGGGCGCTGCTGCGCGACCGGCGGCTGGGCCGGACGTACCTCCACCGGTTCTCCCACGAGGAGTTCGGGCGCACCGCTCCGCCGGCGTCCCACGAGCCGTTCCACGTCCTCAACGGCAACGGCCTGCTGGACCTCGAACCGCCCGACCACACGCGCATCCGGCGCCTGGTGTCGAAGGCGTTCACGCCGCGCACGGTCGAGGACCTGGCGCCGGTCGTGGCGCGGCTGGCCGCCGGGCTGGTGGACGAGCTGCTCGCCGAGGGCGGTGGGGATCTCATCGGCGCGGTCGCCGAGCCCCTGCCGGTGGCCGTCATCGCGGAGATGCTGGGCATCCCCGAGGCCGACAGGAGGCTGCTGCGGCCCTGGTCGGCGGCGATCTGCGGGATGTACGAGCTCAACCCGGACGAGGAGACGGCGCGGCACGCCGTCCGCGCCTCCCTCGACTTCTCGGCCTACCTGCGGGAGCTGATCGCCGACCGCAGGGCCCGCCCCGGCGACGACCTGATCACCGCGCTCGTCCACGCGCACGACGAGGGCGACCGGCTCACCGAGCAGGAAATGGTCTCCACCTGCGTGCTGTTGCTCAACGCCGGCCATGAGGCCACCGTCAACACCACGGGGAACGGCTGGTGGGCGCTGTTCCGCCATCCGGACCAGCTCGCCGCCCTGCGTGCGGACCCCGGCCTCCTGCCGGGCGCGATCGAGGAACTCATGCGGTACGACACCCCGTTGCAGCTCTTCGAACGGTGGGTGCTGGACGACATCGAGATCGCGGGTACGGTCGTCCCGCGCGGCAGCGAGGTGGCCCTCCTCTTCGGCTCGGCCAACCGCGACCCCGCCCGCTTCCCCGACCCGGACCGCCTGGACGTCACCCGGGCGGACAACCCCCACCTCAGCCTGGGCGCGGGCATCCACTACTGCCTGGGCGCGCCGCTCGCCCGCCTCGAACTCGCGGCGTCCTTCGGTGAACTGCTGCGGCGGGCGCCCCGGCTCCGGCTCGTGGCGGAGCCCGAGTGGAAGCCGGGCTTTGTGATCCGGGGGCTGCGGGAGCTGCTCGTCGCGTGCTGA
- a CDS encoding beta-ketoacyl-ACP synthase III, protein MASVVAGVGSFLPPRVVRNGDPPLSGLDTTEDWIRKRTGIERRRWVDPGTSTGDLAVEAGRAALRSAGDPVVDLVVLATTTPDHHSPGTAPWVAARLGLGTVPAFDISAACSGFTYGMAVGDAWIRSGSAECVLVLAAETLSTITDPSDRGTAVVFADGAGAVVLRGGEPGEPGAVQAVCLGSDGAQHDLAVVSAGGSRRPDPEGAAALADRCLRMRGPDMFAHAVRRMTEVSRLLLTRLEWPVDSVGAFIGHQANQRILDKVADLVGVPATSRFANIRDVGNTSSASIPLVMHDLVEAGTVPCGARTLLTAFGGGAVWGAIGLTWPDLKPAS, encoded by the coding sequence TTGGCTTCGGTTGTCGCCGGTGTCGGGTCCTTCCTGCCACCGCGCGTCGTCCGTAACGGCGACCCCCCGCTGTCGGGCCTGGACACCACCGAGGACTGGATCCGCAAGCGGACGGGCATCGAGCGCAGACGCTGGGTGGACCCGGGAACGAGCACCGGGGACCTGGCGGTGGAAGCGGGCCGGGCGGCGCTGCGCAGCGCGGGCGACCCGGTGGTGGATCTCGTGGTGCTGGCCACCACGACACCCGATCACCATTCGCCGGGGACGGCCCCGTGGGTGGCCGCGCGACTGGGGCTGGGAACGGTCCCGGCGTTCGACATCTCGGCGGCCTGCTCCGGATTCACCTATGGCATGGCGGTCGGCGACGCCTGGATCAGATCCGGGTCCGCGGAATGCGTGCTCGTCCTGGCGGCCGAGACGCTGTCGACGATCACCGACCCCAGCGACCGGGGAACGGCCGTGGTCTTCGCCGACGGTGCCGGCGCCGTGGTCCTGCGCGGCGGTGAGCCCGGCGAGCCCGGTGCCGTCCAGGCCGTGTGCCTCGGCAGCGACGGCGCACAGCACGACCTCGCGGTCGTGAGCGCGGGCGGCTCGCGCCGCCCGGATCCCGAGGGTGCCGCCGCCCTGGCCGACCGCTGTCTGCGGATGCGCGGCCCCGACATGTTCGCCCATGCGGTACGCCGGATGACCGAGGTGTCGCGGCTGCTGCTGACGAGGCTGGAGTGGCCCGTCGACTCGGTCGGAGCGTTCATCGGCCACCAGGCCAACCAGCGCATCCTGGACAAGGTCGCCGACCTGGTGGGCGTGCCCGCCACGAGCCGCTTCGCCAACATCCGCGACGTCGGCAACACCTCTTCCGCCTCGATCCCCCTGGTCATGCACGACCTGGTCGAAGCCGGCACCGTCCCCTGCGGCGCCAGGACGCTGCTGACCGCCTTCGGCGGCGGGGCCGTGTGGGGCGCGATCGGATTGACCTGGCCCGACCTCAAGCCCGCGTCCTGA
- a CDS encoding acyl carrier protein, which produces MSEAVQHPFTYIRDYLASAFGLTADELTGDRTFGSLELDSIAQVEMFVTLSDHYGVQLDDSLAGDEMTLRQTADLVSAALESGGGRPKPQDAGAVAPG; this is translated from the coding sequence ATGAGCGAGGCCGTGCAGCACCCCTTCACCTACATCCGCGACTACCTGGCATCGGCGTTCGGCCTGACCGCGGACGAGCTCACCGGCGACCGCACCTTCGGCAGCCTGGAGTTGGACTCCATCGCCCAGGTGGAGATGTTCGTGACGCTCTCCGACCACTACGGCGTCCAGCTGGACGACTCGCTGGCCGGCGACGAGATGACCCTGCGACAGACAGCCGACCTCGTCTCGGCGGCCCTGGAGAGCGGCGGTGGGCGGCCGAAGCCGCAGGACGCCGGAGCGGTCGCGCCGGGCTGA
- a CDS encoding alpha/beta fold hydrolase, which translates to MTETLTRTLSLDGLSFSYQVTHAENPRTDPVLVIGGVLQGMHGWSIMERHVLPHAGLISVDLPGAGRSTPLRPEQSMETMCEATEIIIDDLGLERVNFLGYSFGSAIAFRCAQRRPERFAKLALGGVPVRISDKLIDLWTRGARRMLSGDASGFVDVLAEMFLCSDPRAEVRNRDVVRQLVKRMTLRAVTASAHGFETMERSVLENLDPEGGLRGVPTLVFCGEHDTVSSSQEQRRFAATIEDCAFAAIAEADHWVFMQRRDEASDLVMRFFTGRPFQDRDYLVEPAAAVGTAAVHG; encoded by the coding sequence GTGACCGAGACGCTCACCCGCACCCTGTCCCTGGACGGACTGTCCTTCTCCTATCAGGTGACCCACGCGGAGAACCCGCGCACCGACCCCGTCCTCGTCATCGGGGGCGTCCTGCAAGGAATGCACGGCTGGTCCATCATGGAGCGCCACGTCCTGCCCCACGCCGGTCTCATCTCGGTGGACCTGCCCGGCGCCGGCCGGTCCACACCGCTGCGGCCCGAGCAGAGCATGGAGACCATGTGCGAGGCCACCGAGATCATCATCGACGACCTGGGTCTGGAACGGGTCAACTTCCTCGGGTACTCCTTCGGCTCCGCCATCGCCTTCCGCTGCGCGCAGCGCCGTCCGGAGCGGTTCGCCAAGCTGGCACTCGGCGGCGTCCCCGTCCGCATCAGCGACAAGCTCATCGACCTGTGGACGCGCGGCGCCCGGCGGATGCTCAGCGGCGACGCCTCCGGCTTCGTCGACGTACTGGCGGAGATGTTCCTGTGCTCCGACCCCCGGGCCGAGGTCAGGAACCGGGACGTCGTACGCCAGTTGGTCAAGCGCATGACCCTGCGCGCGGTCACCGCCAGCGCCCACGGATTCGAGACGATGGAACGGTCCGTCCTGGAGAACCTCGACCCCGAAGGCGGCCTCCGGGGCGTTCCCACCCTCGTCTTCTGCGGTGAGCACGACACCGTCAGCTCCTCGCAGGAGCAACGGCGGTTCGCCGCGACCATCGAGGACTGCGCCTTCGCCGCGATCGCCGAGGCCGACCACTGGGTGTTCATGCAGCGCCGCGACGAGGCGAGCGACCTCGTGATGCGCTTCTTCACCGGCCGGCCGTTCCAGGACCGCGACTACCTGGTCGAACCCGCGGCCGCCGTCGGCACAGCCGCCGTACACGGCTGA
- a CDS encoding 3-oxoacyl-ACP synthase III family protein — MTRNTVIAGLGCWLPPTVVDNADLMSPEMDAFVRRRIGIARRHRITDGAATVHMAAGAGARALTSARAERVDALVLATTTPDRLCPAGAPEVASRLCLTGVPAFDVNAGCSGFLYSCEVAKGLIATGAADSVLVIASESTSAMVDPADPGTGPLFGDGAGAVVLRRAGPGDVPTLGPTVWGSDGTLADAIAIPAGGSRQRTARTDSGGADLFLRMRGTEVLRNAVRRMKAATTAAAEAAGWGLPDVDVLVAHQANAAITGALAAALEFPSARMPSNIETVGNTAAASVPILLAQAAADGTVKEGLRVLMVAFGSGLSWAATTVTWPPGITPCL; from the coding sequence ATGACCCGCAACACCGTCATAGCCGGGCTCGGGTGCTGGCTGCCACCGACCGTCGTGGACAACGCGGACCTGATGAGCCCGGAAATGGATGCCTTCGTCCGGCGGCGTATCGGCATCGCACGGCGGCACCGCATCACCGACGGCGCCGCCACCGTCCACATGGCCGCCGGGGCCGGCGCCCGCGCCCTCACCTCGGCGCGCGCCGAACGCGTGGACGCCCTCGTCCTGGCCACCACCACCCCCGACCGGCTCTGCCCCGCCGGAGCACCCGAAGTGGCGAGCCGCCTCTGCCTGACCGGCGTTCCCGCCTTCGACGTCAACGCCGGCTGCTCCGGGTTCCTCTACTCCTGCGAGGTGGCCAAGGGACTGATCGCGACCGGCGCCGCCGACTCCGTCCTGGTGATCGCCTCCGAAAGCACGTCGGCCATGGTCGACCCCGCGGACCCCGGCACCGGCCCCCTCTTCGGCGACGGCGCGGGCGCCGTCGTGCTGCGCCGGGCCGGGCCCGGCGACGTGCCCACGCTCGGACCCACGGTCTGGGGAAGCGACGGAACACTCGCCGACGCCATCGCGATCCCGGCGGGCGGATCCCGGCAGCGCACGGCCCGAACCGACTCCGGCGGAGCCGACCTCTTCCTGCGCATGCGGGGCACCGAAGTACTGCGCAACGCGGTGCGCCGGATGAAGGCGGCCACGACCGCGGCCGCCGAGGCGGCCGGCTGGGGCCTGCCGGACGTCGACGTGCTCGTCGCGCATCAGGCCAACGCCGCGATCACCGGCGCGTTGGCGGCCGCTCTGGAGTTCCCCTCGGCCCGTATGCCCTCCAACATCGAGACCGTCGGGAACACCGCCGCGGCCTCCGTGCCGATCCTGCTCGCACAAGCGGCCGCCGACGGGACGGTCAAGGAGGGCCTGCGCGTCCTGATGGTGGCTTTCGGCAGCGGGCTGTCCTGGGCGGCGACCACCGTTACGTGGCCTCCGGGAATCACTCCCTGCCTCTGA
- a CDS encoding acyl carrier protein, protein MSDMLKIVIATLTQKAGLPAASVTPTATLAQAGVDSMAIAVLSMVLEDDHGLVITETDLSANSTIADLAAFIERHQAANP, encoded by the coding sequence ATGAGCGACATGCTGAAGATCGTCATCGCAACCCTCACGCAAAAGGCCGGGCTCCCCGCCGCCTCCGTCACCCCCACCGCGACCCTGGCCCAAGCCGGCGTGGACTCCATGGCCATCGCCGTCCTCTCCATGGTGCTGGAGGACGACCACGGCCTGGTGATCACCGAGACGGACCTCTCGGCCAACTCCACCATCGCCGACCTGGCCGCCTTCATCGAACGGCACCAGGCGGCCAACCCATGA
- a CDS encoding alpha/beta fold hydrolase, with protein MTGAPRSATAPPPPAADIRDHHITWPAADYPCRVLTPRAPAPGEPLLVLGGGLQTRHSWARLERRLSARHPLLIPDLPPARSPGRARTSLTWEDLTDAALSAVDQLRVPRFAVLAVSSGYPIGYRLAQRHPARVTHLMLFGASPRPGPRLAALIEEGLRREAAPRADDPPGTHRRTAADLVDVLTNTEAAADHLLIRAAARVMTDQLTAAPGDPLVRYVSDRGSLLLRDPLPPGGLTGVPTLVGVGEHDTATTVEDNRAVAATVSGSTFLVMRNADHLLHVERDADFAAALTLFLRGSPLDSLPHCTTEHFRSPPAARSGP; from the coding sequence ATGACGGGCGCACCCCGGTCCGCCACCGCACCGCCCCCGCCCGCGGCCGACATCCGCGACCACCACATCACCTGGCCCGCGGCCGACTACCCCTGCCGGGTCCTCACCCCCCGCGCCCCGGCGCCGGGTGAGCCACTCCTCGTACTGGGCGGCGGCCTCCAGACCCGGCACTCCTGGGCGCGGCTGGAACGCCGCCTCTCCGCCCGTCACCCCCTCCTGATCCCCGACCTGCCGCCTGCCCGCTCACCCGGACGCGCCCGCACGAGCCTCACGTGGGAGGACCTCACCGACGCCGCCCTGAGCGCCGTCGACCAACTCCGCGTACCGCGCTTCGCCGTCCTCGCCGTCTCCTCCGGCTACCCCATCGGCTACCGGCTCGCGCAACGACACCCCGCCCGCGTCACACACTTGATGCTCTTCGGCGCCTCTCCCCGGCCCGGCCCCCGGCTCGCCGCACTCATCGAAGAGGGCCTCCGCCGGGAAGCCGCGCCCCGGGCCGACGACCCGCCCGGCACACACCGGCGCACCGCGGCCGACCTGGTCGACGTCCTCACCAACACCGAGGCCGCCGCGGACCACCTGCTCATCAGAGCCGCCGCGCGCGTCATGACCGACCAGCTCACCGCCGCTCCCGGAGACCCCCTGGTCCGCTACGTATCCGACCGCGGCTCCCTGCTCCTCCGCGACCCGCTCCCCCCGGGCGGCCTCACCGGTGTCCCCACGCTCGTCGGCGTCGGCGAACACGACACCGCCACCACCGTCGAGGACAACCGCGCCGTCGCCGCGACCGTCTCCGGCTCCACCTTCCTGGTGATGCGGAACGCCGACCACCTGCTGCACGTGGAGCGCGACGCCGACTTCGCCGCCGCCCTCACCCTCTTCCTGCGCGGCAGTCCCCTCGACTCCCTGCCCCACTGCACCACGGAACACTTCCGCTCACCCCCGGCGGCCCGCTCAGGTCCGTAA
- a CDS encoding glycosyltransferase, translated as MHSPTPRPSAAPQRVLLATWGSTGDIAPYAGLAVALEEAGHRVTVVTSNRYAPVFRRHRLTVRAMPLDAQEATIGPHRTWRARIANAAHMADVGARCLLDAAREGADVLLAHPLMHPLAAVIGKGLRVPCVGAYTVSHAMMLPALISGTPRRRYTVTDGLTRLILSPVYRTAAARLRRELDVKAGLADAVAPPSPRHPVRYGFAPALLPPGLPLPPGHRAVGPWHPPFPADWRPDDRLTDFLRSGPPPVYFGFGSMNELDNARVSRAIEQAVQRLGIRAVVQGGWAELDVPGDDILNIGECPHSWLLPRMAAAVHHAGAGTTHACLRSRTPALPVPVRLDQPFWASRLHALGLTPGVTPMRRLDGGILTAGLARLLADPGYRERTHRTGEVVAGLDGTAAVLQEVDRLGRDRG; from the coding sequence GTGCACTCGCCCACGCCGCGACCATCTGCCGCACCACAGCGCGTCCTGCTGGCGACCTGGGGCTCCACCGGCGACATCGCCCCCTACGCCGGACTCGCCGTCGCCCTCGAAGAGGCCGGCCACCGGGTGACCGTCGTGACCTCCAACCGCTACGCCCCCGTCTTCCGCCGCCACCGGCTGACCGTCCGTGCCATGCCGCTGGACGCGCAGGAAGCCACGATCGGGCCGCACAGAACGTGGCGCGCCCGCATCGCCAACGCGGCCCATATGGCGGACGTCGGCGCCCGATGCCTTTTGGACGCGGCACGGGAAGGAGCCGACGTCCTGCTCGCCCACCCGCTGATGCACCCCTTGGCCGCCGTCATCGGAAAGGGGCTGCGGGTGCCGTGCGTCGGCGCCTACACCGTCTCCCACGCCATGATGCTCCCCGCCCTGATCAGCGGAACGCCCCGCCGGCGGTACACCGTCACCGACGGCCTCACCAGGCTGATCCTCAGCCCGGTCTACCGTACGGCCGCCGCCCGGCTACGACGCGAACTCGACGTCAAGGCCGGCCTCGCGGACGCCGTCGCCCCGCCCTCACCCCGCCACCCCGTGCGCTACGGCTTCGCCCCGGCCCTCCTCCCGCCCGGCCTTCCCCTGCCCCCGGGCCACCGCGCGGTCGGCCCCTGGCACCCGCCCTTTCCGGCGGACTGGCGCCCTGACGACCGCCTCACGGACTTCCTCCGCTCCGGTCCCCCACCGGTGTACTTCGGGTTCGGCAGCATGAACGAACTCGACAACGCGCGTGTCTCCCGGGCCATCGAGCAGGCCGTCCAGCGGCTCGGGATCCGCGCCGTGGTCCAAGGAGGCTGGGCGGAGCTGGACGTGCCCGGCGACGACATCCTCAACATCGGCGAATGCCCTCACTCCTGGCTCCTGCCGCGCATGGCCGCGGCCGTACACCACGCGGGCGCGGGCACCACCCACGCCTGCCTCCGGTCCCGGACCCCCGCTCTGCCCGTCCCCGTCCGCCTCGACCAGCCCTTCTGGGCTTCCCGTCTCCATGCCCTCGGCCTGACCCCCGGCGTCACCCCGATGCGCCGCCTCGACGGCGGCATCCTCACGGCCGGCCTCGCGCGTCTCCTGGCCGACCCCGGATACCGGGAACGCACCCACCGGACGGGGGAAGTCGTCGCGGGTCTGGACGGAACCGCGGCCGTTCTCCAGGAGGTCGACCGCCTCGGCCGCGACCGCGGCTGA